A single Lolium perenne isolate Kyuss_39 chromosome 6, Kyuss_2.0, whole genome shotgun sequence DNA region contains:
- the LOC127309720 gene encoding uncharacterized protein, with amino-acid sequence MASMIERAARAQGASVEYEDYYPTAQVVNKYRYGSDLVKPGELARLGTQMRRLHDWYLKACRRCETYITVYLRDEHYFRGEDEINIELEELFQLFNQDALDKAVISCYCLMKKLEYKRGKLLPLGFIDPNTVHEVTVRDFAKDTEDNIVMFLEKQADKEDIFFPYNFNFHFILLIIDLHLGVVNVMDSKRTEYAEWADMAAILQRAWKRFINTVPGEWKPELTFRDYPCMRQEKGNNLCGYYVCTFMRDMSCPKGGDAQIHHTRVR; translated from the exons atggcatcgatgatcgaacgggcggctagagctcagggagcatcagttgagtacgaagattactatccaacggctcaagtggtaaacaagtatagatacggatctgatctcgtcaaacctggcgagctcgcgcgtctagggactcagatgcgaaggttgcatgactggtacctgaaagcctgtcgaagatgtgaaacctacatcacggtgtatcttagagatgagcattacttccggggggaagacgagataaacattgagttagaagaactgtttcagttattcaatcaagacgccctcgacaaagctgtcatcagttgctactgcct aatgaagaagctggaatacaaaagaggcaagctcctaccgctggggttcatagacccaaacacagttcatgaagttacggttcgagacttcgccaaggacacagaggacaacatcgtaatgtttttagagaagcaagcagacaaagaggatatattctttccctacaacttcaa tttccattttattctcctaatcattgatcttcaccttggagtcgtaaacgtcatggactcgaaacgtacagaatatgcggaatgggcggacatggctgccatcctccagag ggcttggaaacggttcatcaatactgttccgggtgaatggaaaccggagcttacatttagagattaccct tgtatgaggcaggaaaaagggaataacttatgtggatactacgtctgcaccttcatgcgtgacatgtcctgtcccaagggtggggatgcccaaatacaccacactcgtgtacgataa
- the LOC127310587 gene encoding putative F-box protein PP2-B12 encodes MEEKAFGGPRANATKQARTPKNQEVCGAQIEHIPEECLANAISLSSPADACRAAAVCTAFRLAADSDAVWERFLPPDYNAFLDRAVHAVDFNSKKELFLDLCQEHILLDDGRISFGLHRSNGAKCYMLSVRELGIAWFGTTLYWRERQDPESRFPTIAELLRVCWFNIEVYIVNMFSPNTHYAAYLVYKLTHNASGLSSPRQKSYANVNGQLVGSIHRVSLHPCNRRSCVDNMTTGADPHEHEEEEAGGCVVRYPRTRMDDDWMELEMCDFHIDEALAIGVQIILQELEELQWKSGLIIEGIELRPRS; translated from the exons ATGGAGGAGAAGGCGTTCGGTGGCCCAAGGGCAAATGCCACGAAGCAAGCACGGACGCCGAAGAACCAAGAGGTTTGCGGTGCCCAAATAGAGCATATCCCGGAGGAATGCTTGGCGAACGCCATCAGCCTATCATCTCCGGCCGACGCCTGCCGCGCCGCCGCAGTATGCACTGCATTCCGGTTGGCAGCGGACTCGGACGCCGTGTGGGAGCGCTTCTTGCCGCCAGACTACAATGCTTTCCTTGACCGTGCCGTCCACGCCGTGGATTTCAACTCGAAGAAAGAGCTGTTTCTTGACCTCTGCCAAGAGCACATCCTGCTTGATGATGGGAGAATA AGCTTTGGGCTCCATAGATCGAATGGCGCCAAGTGCTACATGTTGTCCGTGAGAGAGCTCGGAATTGCTTGGTTTGGAACAACGCTTTATTGGAGAGAGAGGCAGGATCCAGAATCAAG GTTCCCCACTATTGCTGAGCTCCTGCGTGTCTGCTGGTTCAACATCGAAGTCTACATCGTCAACATGTTCTCTCCCAATACCCACTACGCGGCCTACCTGGTCTACAAGCTGACTCATAACGCGTCTGGCCTCAGCTCCCCACGGCAGAAATCGTATGCCAACGTTAACGGGCAACTGGTAGGGAGCATCCACAGGGTGTCCCTCCATCCCTGCAACCGCAGGTCCTGTGTCGACAATATGACTACTGGTGCAGACCCGCATGagcacgaggaggaagaagctggcGGGTGCGTCGTGAGGTACCCGCGGACACGGATGGATGACGATTGGATGGAGCTGGAGATGTGCGACTTCCACATAGACGAGGCCCTGGCTATAGGGGTTCAAATTATATTGCAGGAGTTGGAGGAACTGCAGTGGAAGAGTGGGCTCATCATTGAAGGAATCGAGCTAAGGCCTAGAAGTTAA